From a single Apium graveolens cultivar Ventura chromosome 2, ASM990537v1, whole genome shotgun sequence genomic region:
- the LOC141705852 gene encoding early nodulin-like protein 3, whose amino-acid sequence MACVMFLPISFLVMMLMGSDLIDPTQAFKYYVGGKHGWSVKPPKSFNTWASQNRFQVHDSLIFKYKNSTDSVLQVDQDHYIKCNTTDPIHALEKTGDSSTFNLNHSGLFFFISSHSDNCKKGEKVIILVMAPRSASPAPAPSPTLFQGTTSPHISPIASIPSPAPSPFPQERISPGISPAPSVPSEAGSPFTQGPSQAASPDYGESASAPGLGGNLVILALLFWIVLLN is encoded by the exons ATGGCCTGTGTGATGTTCTTGCCAATTAGCTTtctggtgatgatgttgatggGCTCTGATCTGATTGACCCAACTCAAGCTTTCAAGTACTATGTTGGTGGCAAACATGGATGGTCCGTTAAGCCTCCTAAATCTTTCAACACCTGGGCTTCACAAAACCGCTTTCAAGTCCATGATTCTCTCa TTTTCAAGTACAAAAACAGTACTGATTCGGTTCTTCAAGTCGACCAAGATCATTACATTAAATGCAACACAACTGATCCCATACACGCTTTAGAAAAGACAGGCGATTCCTCGACTTTTAATCTGAATCATTCAGGCCTATTTTTCTTTATTAGCAGTCATTCAGATAACTGCAAGAAGGGTGAAAAAGTGATAATCTTAGTCATGGCACCAAGAAGCGCATCTCCAGCTCCCGCACCATCTCCTACTCTATTCCAGGGGACTACATCTCCACATATATCTCCAATTGCATCGATCCCATCTCCGGCTCCATCACCATTTCCTCAGGAGAGGATTTCACCGGGCATATCTCCGGCTCCATCAGTCCCTTCGGAAGCTGGATCTCCGTTTACTCAGGGACCGTCTCAAGCTGCTTCACCGGACTATGGTGAATCTGCATCTGCACCGGGCCTAGGGGGTAATTTAGTAATTCTAGCGTTGTTGTTTTGGATAGTACTACTTAATTAG